Proteins encoded in a region of the Bubalus bubalis isolate 160015118507 breed Murrah chromosome 9, NDDB_SH_1, whole genome shotgun sequence genome:
- the TNPO2 gene encoding transportin-2 isoform X2 gives MDWQPDEQGLQQVLQLLKDSQSPNTATQRIVQDKLKQLNQFPDFNNYLIFVLTRLKSEDEPTRSLSGLILKNNVKAHYQSFPPPVADFIKQECLNNIGDASSLIRATIGILITTIASKGELQMWPELLPQLCNLLNSEDYNTCEGAFGALQKICEDSSELLDSDALNRPLNIMIPKFLQFFKHCSPKIRSHAIACVNQFIMDRAQALMDNIDTFIEHLFALAVDDDPEVRKNVCRALVMLLEVRIDRLIPHMHSIIQYMLQRTQDHDENVALEACEFWLTLAEQPICKEVLASHLVQLIPILVKGMKYSEIDIILLKGDVEEDEAVPDSEQDIKPRFHKSRTVTLPHEAERPDGSEDAEDDDDDDALSDWNLRKCSAAALDVLANVFREELLPHLLPLLKDLLFHPEWVVKESGILVLGAIAEGCMQGMVPYLPELIPHLIQCLSDKKALVRSIACWTLSRYAHWVVSQPPDMHLKPLMTELLKRILDGNKRVQEAACSAFATLEEEACTELVPYLSYILDTLVFAFGKYQHKNLLILYDAIGTLADSVGHHLNQPEYIQKLMPPLIQKWNELKDEDKDLFPLLECLSSVATALQSGFLPYCEPVYQRCVTLVQKTLAQAMMYTQHPEQYEAPDKDFMIVALDLLSGLAEGLGGHVEQLVARSNIMTLLFQCMQDSMPEVRQSSFALLGDLTKACFIHVKPCIAEFMPILGTNLNPEFISVCNNATWAIGEICMQMGAEMQPYVQMVLNNLVEIINRPNTPKTLLENTGRLTSPSAIPAITIGRLGYVCPQEVAPMLQQFIRPWCTSLRNIRDNEEKDSAFRGICMMIGVNPGGVVQDFIFFCDAVASWVSPKDDLRDMFYKILHGFKDQVGEENWQQFSEQFPPLLKERLAAFYGV, from the exons ATGGACTGGCAGCCAGACGAGCAAGGCCTCCAGCAGGTCCTTCAGCTGCTCAAAGACTCGCAGTCGCCTAACACAGCCACGCAGCGCATCGTGCAGGAT AAACTCAAACAACTGAATCAGTTTCCTGACTTCAACAACTACCTGATATTCGTCCTGACGAGACTTAAATCGGAAG ATGAGCCGACTCGCTCTCTCAGTGGCCTCATCCTCAAGAACAACGTGAAGGCACATTACCAGAGCTTTCCACCGCCTGTGGCCGACTTCATCAAACAGGAATGTCTCAACAACATTGGCGATGCCTCCTCGCTCATCCGGGCCACCATAG GCATTCTCATCACCACCATCGCTTCCAAGGGTGAGCTGCAGATGTGGCCCGAGCTGCTGCCCCAGCTGTGCAACCTTCTCAACTCGGAGGATTACAACACTTGTGAG GGAGCCTTCGGAGCCCTGCAGAAGATCTGTGAGGACTCGTCCGAACTGCTGGACAGCGATGCCCTGAACAGGCCCCTCAACATCATGATCCCCAAGTTCCTCCAGTTCTTCAAGCACTGTAGCCCCAAGATCCG GTCCCATGCCATTGCCTGTGTGAATCAGTTCATCATGGACCGGGCCCAGGCGCTGATGGACAACATTGACACCTTCATTGAG CATTTGTTTGCCCTGGCTGTGGACGATGACCCTGAGGTGCGGAAGAATGTGTGCCGTGCACTGGTGATGCTGCTGGAAGTGCGGATTGACAGGCTCATCCCCCACATGCATAGCATCATCCAG TACATGCTGCAGAGGACCCAGGACCACGATGAGAACGTGGCCCTTGAGGCCTGTGAGTTCTGGCTGACGCTGGCCGAGCAGCCCATCTGCAAGGAAGTCTTGGCCTCGCACTTGGTCCA GCTGATCCCCATTTTGGTAAAAGGGATGAAGTACTCGGAAATCGACATCATCCTGCTGAAG GGGGATGTTGAGGAGGATGAGGCTGTCCCTGACAGTGAACAGGACATCAAGCCACGTTTCCACAAGTCACGCACGGTGACGCTGCCCCATGAGGCTGAGCggcctgatggctcagaggacGCGGAGGACGATGATGACGACGACGCTTTGTCCGACTGGAATCTGA GGAAGTGCTCGGCGGCTGCACTGGATGTCCTGGCCAACGTCTTCCGGGAGGAACTGCTGCCCCACTTGCTCCCCCTGCTCAAGGACCTCCTCTTCCACCCCGAGTGGGTGGTCAAGGAGTCAGGCATCCTGGTGCTGGGTGCCATTGCTGAGG GCTGCATGCAGGGCATGGTGCCCTACCTGCCCGAGCTGATCCCGCACCTCATCCAGTGCCTGTCGGACAAGAAGGCCCTGGTCCGCTCCATCGCCTGCTGGACCCTGAGCCGCTATGCCCACTGGGTGGTTAGCCAGCCCCCCGACATGCACCTGAAGCCTCTGATGACGGAGCTGCTCAAGCGAATCCTGGATGGCAACAAGAGGGTACAGGAGGCGGCCTGCAG TGCCTTTGCCACCTTGGAGGAGGAGGCCTGCACGGAGCTGGTGCCTTACCTCAGCTATATCCTAGACACCCTCGTCTTCGCCTTCGGCAAGTACCAGCACAAGAATCTGCTCATCCTCTACGACGCCATCGGCACCCTGGCTGACTCTGTGGGCCACCACCTCAACCAGCCG GAATACATCCAGAAGCTGATGCCTCCACTGATTCAGAAGTGGAACGAGCTCAAAGATGAAGACAAGGACCTCTTCCCCCTGCTGGAG TGCCTGTCATCAGTGGCCACTGCCCTGCAGAGCGGCTTCCTGCCCTACTGCGAGCCGGTCTACCAGCGCTGCGTCACCCTGGTGCAGAAGACGCTGGCCCAGGCCATG ATGTACACCCAGCACCCTGAGCAGTATGAGGCCCCTGACAAGGACTTCATGATTGTGGCACTAGACCTACTCAGTGGCCTGGCTGAGGGCCTGGGTGGACACGTGGAGCAGCTGGTCGCCCGTAGCAACATCATGACACTGCTGTTTCAGTGCATGCAG GACTCAATGCCTGAGGTCCGGCAGAGCTCCTTCGCCCTCCTGGGAGACCTCACCAAAGCCTGCTTCATCCATGTCAAGCCCTGTATCG CTGAGTTCATGCCCATCCTGGGCACCAACCTGAACCCCGAGTTTATCTCTGTCTGCAACAATGCCACCTGGGCCATCGGTGAGATCTGCATGCAGATGG GGGCAGAGATGCAGCCCTATGTGCAGATGGTCCTCAACAATCTGGTGGAGATCATCAACCGGCCCAACACGCCTAAGACACTGCTGGAAAACACAG GTCGCCTGACGAGTCCCTCTGCCATTCCAGCCATCACCATCGGCCGCCTGGGCTACGTGTGCCCGCAGGAGGTGGCCCCCATGCTGCAGCAGTTCATCCGGCCTTG GTGCACGTCCCTCAGGAACATCAGGGACAACGAGGAGAAGGACTCGGCCTTCCGTGGGATCTGCATGATGATAGGCGTCAACCCTGGGGGCGTCGTGCAG gactttattttcttctgcgaTGCTGTAGCCTCCTGGGTGAGCCCGAAGGATGACCTTCGGGACATGTTTTATAAG ATCCTCCATGGCTTCAAAGACCAAGTCGGGGAGGAAAACTGGCAGCAGTTCTCGGAGCAGTTCCCGCCACTGCTGAAGGAGAGGCTAGCCGCCTTCTACGGGGTCTAG
- the TNPO2 gene encoding transportin-2 isoform X1, with the protein MRILQVPPPPRMARFHIPPPALPSPRLRGRGWRSWRGPRTWAGVNRRRPPVRRGRSSPATAAAAITSAGAQPGTATEPPRYGADPGPYSRSSPCAMDWQPDEQGLQQVLQLLKDSQSPNTATQRIVQDKLKQLNQFPDFNNYLIFVLTRLKSEDEPTRSLSGLILKNNVKAHYQSFPPPVADFIKQECLNNIGDASSLIRATIGILITTIASKGELQMWPELLPQLCNLLNSEDYNTCEGAFGALQKICEDSSELLDSDALNRPLNIMIPKFLQFFKHCSPKIRSHAIACVNQFIMDRAQALMDNIDTFIEHLFALAVDDDPEVRKNVCRALVMLLEVRIDRLIPHMHSIIQYMLQRTQDHDENVALEACEFWLTLAEQPICKEVLASHLVQLIPILVKGMKYSEIDIILLKGDVEEDEAVPDSEQDIKPRFHKSRTVTLPHEAERPDGSEDAEDDDDDDALSDWNLRKCSAAALDVLANVFREELLPHLLPLLKDLLFHPEWVVKESGILVLGAIAEGCMQGMVPYLPELIPHLIQCLSDKKALVRSIACWTLSRYAHWVVSQPPDMHLKPLMTELLKRILDGNKRVQEAACSAFATLEEEACTELVPYLSYILDTLVFAFGKYQHKNLLILYDAIGTLADSVGHHLNQPEYIQKLMPPLIQKWNELKDEDKDLFPLLECLSSVATALQSGFLPYCEPVYQRCVTLVQKTLAQAMMYTQHPEQYEAPDKDFMIVALDLLSGLAEGLGGHVEQLVARSNIMTLLFQCMQDSMPEVRQSSFALLGDLTKACFIHVKPCIAEFMPILGTNLNPEFISVCNNATWAIGEICMQMGAEMQPYVQMVLNNLVEIINRPNTPKTLLENTAITIGRLGYVCPQEVAPMLQQFIRPWCTSLRNIRDNEEKDSAFRGICMMIGVNPGGVVQDFIFFCDAVASWVSPKDDLRDMFYKILHGFKDQVGEENWQQFSEQFPPLLKERLAAFYGV; encoded by the exons ATGAGGATTCTCCAGGTCCCGCCGCCGCCTCGCATGGCCCGCTTCCACATACCCCCGCCTGCGCTCCCGAGCCCGCGACTGCGTGGCCGTGGATGGCGCAGCTGGCGGGGACCCCGCACTTGGGCGGGCGTGAATCGGAGGCGTCCGCCTGTCCGCAGAGGACGCTCCAGTCCTGctaccgccgccgccgccatcaCCTCAGCGGGGGCTCAGCCTGGGACTGCCACAGAGCCTCCGAGGTACGGTGCTGATCCCGGCCCCTACTCCCGCAGTTCGCCTTGCGCCATGGACTGGCAGCCAGACGAGCAAGGCCTCCAGCAGGTCCTTCAGCTGCTCAAAGACTCGCAGTCGCCTAACACAGCCACGCAGCGCATCGTGCAGGAT AAACTCAAACAACTGAATCAGTTTCCTGACTTCAACAACTACCTGATATTCGTCCTGACGAGACTTAAATCGGAAG ATGAGCCGACTCGCTCTCTCAGTGGCCTCATCCTCAAGAACAACGTGAAGGCACATTACCAGAGCTTTCCACCGCCTGTGGCCGACTTCATCAAACAGGAATGTCTCAACAACATTGGCGATGCCTCCTCGCTCATCCGGGCCACCATAG GCATTCTCATCACCACCATCGCTTCCAAGGGTGAGCTGCAGATGTGGCCCGAGCTGCTGCCCCAGCTGTGCAACCTTCTCAACTCGGAGGATTACAACACTTGTGAG GGAGCCTTCGGAGCCCTGCAGAAGATCTGTGAGGACTCGTCCGAACTGCTGGACAGCGATGCCCTGAACAGGCCCCTCAACATCATGATCCCCAAGTTCCTCCAGTTCTTCAAGCACTGTAGCCCCAAGATCCG GTCCCATGCCATTGCCTGTGTGAATCAGTTCATCATGGACCGGGCCCAGGCGCTGATGGACAACATTGACACCTTCATTGAG CATTTGTTTGCCCTGGCTGTGGACGATGACCCTGAGGTGCGGAAGAATGTGTGCCGTGCACTGGTGATGCTGCTGGAAGTGCGGATTGACAGGCTCATCCCCCACATGCATAGCATCATCCAG TACATGCTGCAGAGGACCCAGGACCACGATGAGAACGTGGCCCTTGAGGCCTGTGAGTTCTGGCTGACGCTGGCCGAGCAGCCCATCTGCAAGGAAGTCTTGGCCTCGCACTTGGTCCA GCTGATCCCCATTTTGGTAAAAGGGATGAAGTACTCGGAAATCGACATCATCCTGCTGAAG GGGGATGTTGAGGAGGATGAGGCTGTCCCTGACAGTGAACAGGACATCAAGCCACGTTTCCACAAGTCACGCACGGTGACGCTGCCCCATGAGGCTGAGCggcctgatggctcagaggacGCGGAGGACGATGATGACGACGACGCTTTGTCCGACTGGAATCTGA GGAAGTGCTCGGCGGCTGCACTGGATGTCCTGGCCAACGTCTTCCGGGAGGAACTGCTGCCCCACTTGCTCCCCCTGCTCAAGGACCTCCTCTTCCACCCCGAGTGGGTGGTCAAGGAGTCAGGCATCCTGGTGCTGGGTGCCATTGCTGAGG GCTGCATGCAGGGCATGGTGCCCTACCTGCCCGAGCTGATCCCGCACCTCATCCAGTGCCTGTCGGACAAGAAGGCCCTGGTCCGCTCCATCGCCTGCTGGACCCTGAGCCGCTATGCCCACTGGGTGGTTAGCCAGCCCCCCGACATGCACCTGAAGCCTCTGATGACGGAGCTGCTCAAGCGAATCCTGGATGGCAACAAGAGGGTACAGGAGGCGGCCTGCAG TGCCTTTGCCACCTTGGAGGAGGAGGCCTGCACGGAGCTGGTGCCTTACCTCAGCTATATCCTAGACACCCTCGTCTTCGCCTTCGGCAAGTACCAGCACAAGAATCTGCTCATCCTCTACGACGCCATCGGCACCCTGGCTGACTCTGTGGGCCACCACCTCAACCAGCCG GAATACATCCAGAAGCTGATGCCTCCACTGATTCAGAAGTGGAACGAGCTCAAAGATGAAGACAAGGACCTCTTCCCCCTGCTGGAG TGCCTGTCATCAGTGGCCACTGCCCTGCAGAGCGGCTTCCTGCCCTACTGCGAGCCGGTCTACCAGCGCTGCGTCACCCTGGTGCAGAAGACGCTGGCCCAGGCCATG ATGTACACCCAGCACCCTGAGCAGTATGAGGCCCCTGACAAGGACTTCATGATTGTGGCACTAGACCTACTCAGTGGCCTGGCTGAGGGCCTGGGTGGACACGTGGAGCAGCTGGTCGCCCGTAGCAACATCATGACACTGCTGTTTCAGTGCATGCAG GACTCAATGCCTGAGGTCCGGCAGAGCTCCTTCGCCCTCCTGGGAGACCTCACCAAAGCCTGCTTCATCCATGTCAAGCCCTGTATCG CTGAGTTCATGCCCATCCTGGGCACCAACCTGAACCCCGAGTTTATCTCTGTCTGCAACAATGCCACCTGGGCCATCGGTGAGATCTGCATGCAGATGG GGGCAGAGATGCAGCCCTATGTGCAGATGGTCCTCAACAATCTGGTGGAGATCATCAACCGGCCCAACACGCCTAAGACACTGCTGGAAAACACAG CCATCACCATCGGCCGCCTGGGCTACGTGTGCCCGCAGGAGGTGGCCCCCATGCTGCAGCAGTTCATCCGGCCTTG GTGCACGTCCCTCAGGAACATCAGGGACAACGAGGAGAAGGACTCGGCCTTCCGTGGGATCTGCATGATGATAGGCGTCAACCCTGGGGGCGTCGTGCAG gactttattttcttctgcgaTGCTGTAGCCTCCTGGGTGAGCCCGAAGGATGACCTTCGGGACATGTTTTATAAG ATCCTCCATGGCTTCAAAGACCAAGTCGGGGAGGAAAACTGGCAGCAGTTCTCGGAGCAGTTCCCGCCACTGCTGAAGGAGAGGCTAGCCGCCTTCTACGGGGTCTAG
- the FBXW9 gene encoding F-box/WD repeat-containing protein 9: MELPPGPRDDPHTWDDDSDPELEPDPDAQAEAYVARVLSPPKLGLAPPRAPPLPAPTVSFGALEPRAASKGPTVAVPGLLSLPPELLLEICAYLDARLVLHVLPRVCHALRDLVRDRVTWRLRAQRRVRAPYPVVEEEDFDWPTACIELEQHLSRWADDGRRAEYFCLADGHFASIDSVLLLQGGTLCLSGSRDRNVNLWDLQQLGVEPSRVLVKTLGTQKNSTHKGWVWSLAALDHRVCSGSWDSTVKLWDMAADGQQFGEIKGKAAVLCLSYRPDILVTGTYDKKVTVYDPRVGPALLKSRRLHSSAVLALLADDRHIISGSEDHTLVVFDRRANSVLQRLQLDSYLLCMSYQEPQLWAGDNQGLLHVFANRSGCFQLVRSFDVGHRSQITGIKHSLGALYTTSTDKTIRVHVPTDPPRTICTRSHHNVLNGICAEGNLVVAASGGLSLEVWRLQA; the protein is encoded by the exons ATGGAGCTGCCTCCAGGGCCGCGCGACGATCCCCACACCTGGGACGATGACTCGGACCCGGAGCTGGAGCCTGACCCCGACGCGCAGGCTGAGGCTTACGTGGCCCGCGTGCTCAGTCCTCCGAAACTCGGGCTGGCACCCCCGCGCGCCCCTCCTTTGCCCGCGCCCACGGTGTCCTTTGGCGCTCTGGAACCGCGGGCCGCGTCCAAGGGCCCGACCGTGGCGGTTCCGGGCCTGCTGAGCCTACCCCCGGAACTGCTGCTCGAGATCTGCGCCTACCTCGACGCGCGCCTCGTGCTCCATGTCCTGCCACGCGTTTGCCACGCGCTGCGCGACCTCGTGCGTGACCGTGTCACCTGGAGGCTACGCGCGCAGCGCCGCGTACGGGCGCCCTACCCAGTGGTGGAAG AGGAGGACTTTGACTGGCCGACGGCCTGCATTGAGTTGGAGCAGCACCTGTCGCGTTGGGCAGATGATGGGCGCAGGGCTGAGTACTTCTGCCTAGCCGATGGGCACTTTGCTTCCATTGACTCGGTGCTGCTGCTTCAG GGTGGGACACTCTGCCTGTCTGGCTCCCGAGATCGCAATGTCAACCTGTGGGACCTGCAGCAGCTGGGGGTGGAGCCCAGCAGGGTTCTGGTCAAGACCCTGGGGACCCAGAAGAACAGCACTCACAAG GGCTGGGTGTGGTCACTGGCAGCGCTGGACCACCGAGTGTGCTCCGGTTCCTGGGACAGCACAGTGAAGCTCTGGGACATGGCGGCTGACGGGCAGCAGTTTGGCGAGATAAA GGGCAAGGCAGCTGTGCTGTGCCTGTCCTACCGGCCAGATATCCTGGTGACCGGCACCTACGACAAGAAGGTGACCGTCTACGATCCCAGAG TTGGCCCAGCCCTGCTGAAGAGCCGGCGGCTGCACTCCAGCGCCGTGCTGGCACTGCTGGCAGACGACCGGCACATCATCTCAGGCAGCGAGGACCACACGCTCGTGGTGTTCGACCGCCGGGCCAACAGTGTCCTGCAGCGGCTGCAG CTGGACTCCTACCTGCTCTGCATGTCCTACCAGGAACCTCAGCTCTGGGCTGGCGATAACCAGGGCCTACTGCACGTCTTTGCCAACCGCAGTGGCTGCTTCCAGCTTGTCCGG tccTTTGATGTGGGCCACAGGTCTCAGATCACGGGGATCAAGCACTCCCTGGGGGCCTTGTACACCACGTCCACCGACAAGACCATCCGG GTACACGTGCCCACAGACCCACCAAGGACCATCTGCACTCGAAGCCACCACAATGTGCTGAATGGG ATCTGTGCCGAGGGCAACCTGGTGGTGGCTGCCTCTGGGGGCCTGTCGCTGGAGGTCTGGAGGCTGCAGGCCTGA
- the TNPO2 gene encoding transportin-2 isoform X3 — MDWQPDEQGLQQVLQLLKDSQSPNTATQRIVQDKLKQLNQFPDFNNYLIFVLTRLKSEDEPTRSLSGLILKNNVKAHYQSFPPPVADFIKQECLNNIGDASSLIRATIGILITTIASKGELQMWPELLPQLCNLLNSEDYNTCEGAFGALQKICEDSSELLDSDALNRPLNIMIPKFLQFFKHCSPKIRSHAIACVNQFIMDRAQALMDNIDTFIEHLFALAVDDDPEVRKNVCRALVMLLEVRIDRLIPHMHSIIQYMLQRTQDHDENVALEACEFWLTLAEQPICKEVLASHLVQLIPILVKGMKYSEIDIILLKGDVEEDEAVPDSEQDIKPRFHKSRTVTLPHEAERPDGSEDAEDDDDDDALSDWNLRKCSAAALDVLANVFREELLPHLLPLLKDLLFHPEWVVKESGILVLGAIAEGCMQGMVPYLPELIPHLIQCLSDKKALVRSIACWTLSRYAHWVVSQPPDMHLKPLMTELLKRILDGNKRVQEAACSAFATLEEEACTELVPYLSYILDTLVFAFGKYQHKNLLILYDAIGTLADSVGHHLNQPGRGHDLDRQADRPGPCPRPALSLVGETDSYETAW, encoded by the exons ATGGACTGGCAGCCAGACGAGCAAGGCCTCCAGCAGGTCCTTCAGCTGCTCAAAGACTCGCAGTCGCCTAACACAGCCACGCAGCGCATCGTGCAGGAT AAACTCAAACAACTGAATCAGTTTCCTGACTTCAACAACTACCTGATATTCGTCCTGACGAGACTTAAATCGGAAG ATGAGCCGACTCGCTCTCTCAGTGGCCTCATCCTCAAGAACAACGTGAAGGCACATTACCAGAGCTTTCCACCGCCTGTGGCCGACTTCATCAAACAGGAATGTCTCAACAACATTGGCGATGCCTCCTCGCTCATCCGGGCCACCATAG GCATTCTCATCACCACCATCGCTTCCAAGGGTGAGCTGCAGATGTGGCCCGAGCTGCTGCCCCAGCTGTGCAACCTTCTCAACTCGGAGGATTACAACACTTGTGAG GGAGCCTTCGGAGCCCTGCAGAAGATCTGTGAGGACTCGTCCGAACTGCTGGACAGCGATGCCCTGAACAGGCCCCTCAACATCATGATCCCCAAGTTCCTCCAGTTCTTCAAGCACTGTAGCCCCAAGATCCG GTCCCATGCCATTGCCTGTGTGAATCAGTTCATCATGGACCGGGCCCAGGCGCTGATGGACAACATTGACACCTTCATTGAG CATTTGTTTGCCCTGGCTGTGGACGATGACCCTGAGGTGCGGAAGAATGTGTGCCGTGCACTGGTGATGCTGCTGGAAGTGCGGATTGACAGGCTCATCCCCCACATGCATAGCATCATCCAG TACATGCTGCAGAGGACCCAGGACCACGATGAGAACGTGGCCCTTGAGGCCTGTGAGTTCTGGCTGACGCTGGCCGAGCAGCCCATCTGCAAGGAAGTCTTGGCCTCGCACTTGGTCCA GCTGATCCCCATTTTGGTAAAAGGGATGAAGTACTCGGAAATCGACATCATCCTGCTGAAG GGGGATGTTGAGGAGGATGAGGCTGTCCCTGACAGTGAACAGGACATCAAGCCACGTTTCCACAAGTCACGCACGGTGACGCTGCCCCATGAGGCTGAGCggcctgatggctcagaggacGCGGAGGACGATGATGACGACGACGCTTTGTCCGACTGGAATCTGA GGAAGTGCTCGGCGGCTGCACTGGATGTCCTGGCCAACGTCTTCCGGGAGGAACTGCTGCCCCACTTGCTCCCCCTGCTCAAGGACCTCCTCTTCCACCCCGAGTGGGTGGTCAAGGAGTCAGGCATCCTGGTGCTGGGTGCCATTGCTGAGG GCTGCATGCAGGGCATGGTGCCCTACCTGCCCGAGCTGATCCCGCACCTCATCCAGTGCCTGTCGGACAAGAAGGCCCTGGTCCGCTCCATCGCCTGCTGGACCCTGAGCCGCTATGCCCACTGGGTGGTTAGCCAGCCCCCCGACATGCACCTGAAGCCTCTGATGACGGAGCTGCTCAAGCGAATCCTGGATGGCAACAAGAGGGTACAGGAGGCGGCCTGCAG TGCCTTTGCCACCTTGGAGGAGGAGGCCTGCACGGAGCTGGTGCCTTACCTCAGCTATATCCTAGACACCCTCGTCTTCGCCTTCGGCAAGTACCAGCACAAGAATCTGCTCATCCTCTACGACGCCATCGGCACCCTGGCTGACTCTGTGGGCCACCACCTCAACCAGCCG GGACGTGGCCATGACCTCGACAGGCAGGCAGACAGACCCGGCCCCTGCCCTCGCCCTGCTCTCAGTCTAGTAGGGGAGACAGACAGTTATGAGACAGCGTGGTAA
- the GNG14 gene encoding LOW QUALITY PROTEIN: putative guanine nucleotide-binding protein G(I)/G(S)/G(O) subunit gamma-14 (The sequence of the model RefSeq protein was modified relative to this genomic sequence to represent the inferred CDS: inserted 2 bases in 2 codons): MSSKVTIGSDIGQARRAVEQLRMEAGIDRVKVRTXGEAGASERAGQVDGPAQVGLTGLVCRYPRXAADLLQFCTEQAKSDPFLVGIPAATNPFKEKKPCAIL; the protein is encoded by the exons ATGTCCAGCAAGGTGACCATTGGCAGTGACATTGGGCAAGCCCGCCGGGCCGTGGAGCAGCTGCGGATGGAGGCGGGCATTGACCGCGTGAAGGTGAGGA AGGGTGAGGCGGGCGCGTCTGAGAGAGCAGGGCAGGTGGACGGCCCAGCCCAGGTCGGGCTAACCGGGTTGGTCTGCAGGTATCCAA CAGCTGCCGACCTGCTGCAGTTCTGCACAGAGCAGGCCAAGAGCGACCCGTTTCTCGTGGGCATCCCAGCTGCCACCAACCCCTTCAAGGAGAAGAAGCCCTGCGCCATCCTGTGA